The Longimicrobiaceae bacterium genome has a window encoding:
- a CDS encoding pitrilysin family protein: MKRLLLMLGLLAAAPAAAQDVSIPYTTFQLPNGLRVIVNEDRSTPIVAVNVWYHVGSGYEKAGRTGFAHLFEHILFEGSKNVPEGDFDNLLEAAGAVNNGSTNPDRTNYYEILPKNALELALWLEADRMGALLETMSQQKLDLQREVVKNERRQRYENAPYGMFWETVHRELYPQGHPYSWSTIGSMDDLSAASLEDVENFFRTYYVPNNAVLTISGDVDAQTVRPLVEKYFGWIPRGAEVTRPQIPVPPIPENRVVTLEDRVTLPQLNLAWRTTPAYSPDEAALQALAALLTDGKNSRLYKRLVYDEKIAQTVGSFNNGQLLSGDFFVRVTGRPDVALPRLQAAVDEEIARIAQTPPSAEEMRRVVSGIETGFVRGLETTGNKAEQLNSYLYYTGDPGYVEEDLARFRALTPADVQRVAREYLAGKNRVVVSIVPQGKTNLAVAAKEND, from the coding sequence GTCAACGAGGACCGCTCCACTCCCATCGTAGCGGTGAACGTGTGGTACCACGTCGGCTCCGGGTACGAGAAGGCCGGGCGGACCGGGTTCGCGCACCTGTTCGAGCACATCCTCTTCGAGGGGAGCAAGAACGTCCCGGAGGGCGACTTCGACAACCTCCTGGAGGCGGCCGGGGCGGTCAACAACGGGAGCACCAACCCCGACCGCACCAACTACTACGAGATCCTCCCCAAGAACGCCCTGGAGCTGGCGCTCTGGCTGGAGGCGGACCGCATGGGCGCGCTCCTGGAGACCATGAGCCAGCAGAAGCTCGACCTGCAGCGCGAGGTGGTGAAGAACGAGCGGCGGCAGCGCTACGAGAACGCCCCCTATGGCATGTTCTGGGAGACGGTGCACCGCGAGCTGTACCCGCAGGGACACCCGTACTCGTGGAGCACCATCGGCTCCATGGACGACCTGTCGGCGGCGTCGCTGGAGGACGTGGAGAACTTCTTCCGCACCTACTACGTCCCCAACAACGCCGTGCTCACCATCTCCGGCGACGTGGACGCGCAGACGGTGCGCCCGCTGGTCGAGAAGTACTTCGGGTGGATCCCGCGCGGCGCCGAGGTCACGCGGCCGCAGATCCCGGTCCCGCCCATTCCCGAGAACCGCGTGGTGACGCTGGAGGACCGCGTCACCCTGCCGCAGCTGAACCTCGCCTGGCGCACCACGCCGGCGTACTCGCCGGACGAGGCCGCGCTGCAGGCGCTCGCCGCGCTGCTCACGGACGGCAAGAACAGCCGCCTCTACAAGCGGCTGGTGTACGACGAGAAGATCGCCCAGACGGTCGGCTCCTTCAACAACGGGCAGCTGCTCTCCGGCGACTTCTTCGTCCGCGTCACCGGCCGTCCGGACGTGGCGCTTCCGCGCCTGCAGGCGGCCGTGGACGAGGAGATTGCCCGCATCGCGCAGACGCCCCCCTCCGCCGAGGAGATGCGGCGCGTGGTGAGCGGGATCGAGACCGGCTTCGTCCGCGGGCTGGAGACCACCGGGAACAAGGCCGAGCAGCTGAACAGCTACCTGTACTACACCGGCGACCCCGGCTACGTGGAGGAAGACCTGGCGCGCTTCCGCGCCCTCACCCCCGCCGACGTGCAGCGCGTCGCGCGCGAGTACCTGGCGGGGAAGAACCGGGTGGTCGTCAGCATCGTCCCGCAGGGGAAGACCAACCTCGCCGTCGCCGCAAAGGAGAACGACTGA